Proteins from one Spartinivicinus poritis genomic window:
- a CDS encoding SO_0444 family Cu/Zn efflux transporter, which yields MTVATQFWILLTESAPWLLLGFFMAGLIKVFVPPAWVEKHLKHGRFSSVFKAALIGAPLPLCSCGVIPAAIGVRRAGASKGATTAFMVATPETGVDSVSLSYAMMGPIMAIARPIAAIFSAITSGILVTLFENKSDEDLSSSSSCSSCCTQKNKPSCKNDNNNQVKKSNSLYQKLIAALKFATTDLLADTAGWLLIGLLGAALITSYVPQTFFLEWGNGVVAMAVMVLIGIPMYICATASTPLAAGLMLAGISPGAALVFMLAGPATNIATLGVIGRELGKRSLIACLVGVISTAIFSGLALDATINYFGWSIALAGNQNHHATGIGWETFMALLLVGLMARVYWQKIRRQYLPSLMNITKA from the coding sequence GTGACAGTCGCTACCCAGTTTTGGATATTACTTACTGAGTCAGCCCCTTGGTTATTATTAGGCTTTTTTATGGCTGGCCTGATTAAAGTATTTGTTCCTCCCGCATGGGTGGAAAAGCACCTTAAACATGGTCGCTTCAGTAGTGTTTTTAAAGCAGCTCTCATTGGTGCGCCATTACCTCTATGCTCTTGTGGAGTTATTCCAGCAGCAATAGGTGTTCGTCGAGCAGGCGCATCAAAAGGTGCCACCACTGCATTTATGGTAGCAACCCCAGAAACAGGCGTCGACTCCGTTAGCTTGTCTTATGCCATGATGGGCCCCATTATGGCAATTGCAAGACCTATTGCAGCTATTTTTAGTGCAATAACTTCAGGCATTCTTGTTACTTTATTTGAAAATAAATCAGATGAAGATCTCTCTAGTAGCTCAAGCTGTAGTAGTTGCTGTACACAAAAAAATAAACCCAGCTGTAAAAATGACAACAATAATCAGGTTAAAAAATCAAACTCACTGTATCAAAAATTAATAGCTGCTTTAAAGTTTGCTACAACTGACTTATTGGCTGATACCGCAGGCTGGCTACTCATTGGCTTACTAGGAGCTGCTTTGATAACCAGTTATGTGCCACAAACTTTTTTCTTAGAATGGGGTAATGGGGTAGTTGCCATGGCAGTTATGGTGCTAATTGGCATTCCCATGTACATTTGCGCAACAGCTTCCACTCCACTAGCAGCAGGTTTAATGTTAGCGGGTATTTCACCAGGAGCTGCTCTGGTATTTATGCTTGCAGGCCCTGCCACTAATATTGCTACCTTAGGCGTGATCGGCCGAGAACTTGGCAAGCGTTCACTCATTGCATGCTTAGTTGGCGTTATTAGCACAGCTATTTTCAGTGGTTTGGCCCTAGATGCGACTATAAACTATTTTGGCTGGTCAATAGCATTAGCTGGCAACCAGAATCATCATGCAACAGGGATAGGCTGGGAAACCTTCATGGCATTGTTATTG